Proteins co-encoded in one Megalops cyprinoides isolate fMegCyp1 chromosome 1, fMegCyp1.pri, whole genome shotgun sequence genomic window:
- the LOC118783615 gene encoding microfibril-associated glycoprotein 4-like, whose protein sequence is MVPVLLFLLLPVAILSLPVTKYQPTDCEDVYYNGSTQSGVYTIFPAGQHSPVQVYCDMGCEEDDDEGRWTVIQRRMDGSVNFYKPWEQYKSGFGNVSGEYWLGLENILLLTWEKKYELKVDMEDFEGGKVHATYATFAIDSEADGYRLQLGKYIDGGAGDALSYHNQQKFSTFDKDQDNYYYYYYYYYYPYYNNCAERHQGGFWFNSCTNTNPNGLYVWGHNSNYDTGVTWLTWKSYYSLKSITMKIRPLSLDDAEE, encoded by the exons ATG GTCCCAgtgctcctcttcctgctgcttcctgtggcgatcctctcacttcctgtgacaAAGTATCAGCCAACGGACTGTGAGGATGTCTACTACAACGGCTCTACACAGAGTGGGGTGTACACCATCTTCCCTGCTGGACAGCATTCTCCTGTCCAGGTCTACTGTGACATGGGCTgtgaggaggatgatgatgaaggaAGGTGGACA gtgaTTCAGAGGAGGATGGATGGCTCTGTGAACTTCTATAAACCCTGGGAGCAGTACAAGAGCGGCTTTGGGAATGTATCTGGAGAGTACTGGCTGG GACTGGAGAACATCCTTCTTCTCACCTGGGAAAAGAAGTATGAGCTGAAGGTGGACATGGAGGACTTTGAGGGGGGGAAGGTCCACGCCACGTACGCCACCTTTGCTATCGACTCGGAGGCAGATGGGTACAGGCTGCAGCTTGGAAAGTACATagatggaggagcag GAGACGCTCTGAGCTATCACAATCAGCAGAAGTTTTCCACCTTCGACAAGGATCAGGATaactattactactattattactattattattacccATATTACAATAACTGTGCCGAAAGGCATCAGGGAGGATTCTGGTTCAATAGCTGCACGAATACAAACCCCAACGGCTTGTATGTTTGGGGGCACAATAGCAACTACGACACTGGCGTCACATGGCTAACTTGGAAGAGTTACTACTCCCTGAAGTCCATCACCATGAAGATCAGACCCTTGTCTCTGGATGATGCGGAGGAGTAG